A section of the Catalinimonas alkaloidigena genome encodes:
- a CDS encoding flagellar motor protein MotB, with translation MNRFFLFRAAASAATLCLLAFPSCVSKKKYTEMTSRFEECREARATLEGDTLKYGKVTRDLREEMAFLRASASQDIQNLSGELQAKENMLQATSETLQERERRIQEMSAIIDQQNQMLSSLLGKVKDALIGFDSDELTVQMKEGKVYVSLSENLLFSSGSTQVNKEGQNALQKLAGVLAKNPDIKVMIEGHTDSIPVGQSSRFKDNWDLSVLRATSIVRILSDNGVQPAQVTAAGRGEYFPVASNESKEGRQKNRRTEIILSPDLAPLFELMSRNDSGGR, from the coding sequence CACCCTGTGCCTTCTGGCCTTTCCGTCGTGCGTCTCCAAGAAAAAATATACGGAAATGACGTCTCGTTTCGAGGAGTGTCGCGAGGCACGCGCCACGCTGGAGGGCGATACCCTCAAATACGGCAAAGTGACGCGCGACCTGCGCGAAGAGATGGCGTTTCTGCGCGCTTCGGCTTCGCAGGATATTCAGAACCTGAGCGGTGAGCTGCAGGCAAAGGAAAACATGTTGCAGGCTACCTCCGAGACCCTCCAGGAACGCGAGCGGCGTATTCAGGAGATGTCGGCCATCATCGACCAGCAAAATCAAATGCTGAGCAGCCTGCTGGGCAAGGTCAAAGACGCGCTCATCGGGTTCGACAGCGACGAACTGACCGTGCAGATGAAAGAAGGCAAAGTGTACGTTTCGCTTTCGGAAAATCTTCTGTTCAGTTCCGGCAGCACGCAGGTCAACAAAGAGGGCCAAAACGCGCTGCAGAAACTGGCGGGCGTCCTGGCCAAAAACCCCGACATCAAGGTGATGATCGAAGGCCATACGGACAGCATCCCGGTCGGGCAAAGTTCGCGCTTCAAGGACAACTGGGACCTGAGTGTGCTGCGGGCCACGTCGATCGTGCGGATCTTGAGCGACAACGGCGTGCAACCCGCCCAGGTCACCGCCGCTGGGCGCGGCGAGTATTTCCCGGTTGCGTCAAACGAATCGAAGGAAGGACGCCAGAAAAACCGCCGTACGGAAATCATCCTCTCCCCCGACCTCGCGCCCCTGTTTGAGTTGATGAGCCGAAACGATTCGGGCGGACGTTAA
- the dnaN gene encoding DNA polymerase III subunit beta — protein MKFTVSSSALLKQLNNINGVIASNPVIPILENFLFDIRDGKLTVTASDLQTSMIMEMDIEADADTSIAIPAKILLDTLKNLPEQPVTFVVDFQTYGVEIRSDNGHYKLAGENAVDFPRVPEPREVTTMEVSSEVIHRAVTNTIFATSTDELRPAMTGVLVHMDDSNSTFVATDGHRLIRYRRDDMVGTGTAAQVSIILPRKALNLLKATLPSDSTTLTMSFNRSNAFFSFNNIRMICRLIDERFPDYENAIPLNNPNVLTIERLPLLNSLKRIAIYANKTTHQVRLKISADELNISAEDLDFSNEASETLPCEYEGEPMMIGFNARFLIEMLSNIHSNMIAIELSAPNRAGLILPKEKEDNEDVLMLVMPVMLNNYV, from the coding sequence ATGAAGTTCACCGTATCCTCATCGGCGCTTTTAAAGCAGCTCAACAATATCAATGGTGTGATCGCCAGCAATCCGGTGATCCCCATTCTGGAGAATTTCCTGTTCGACATTCGCGACGGAAAACTGACTGTGACGGCCTCTGATCTGCAGACTTCGATGATCATGGAAATGGACATTGAAGCCGATGCTGATACCAGCATTGCCATCCCGGCCAAAATCCTGCTCGATACGTTGAAAAACCTGCCGGAGCAACCCGTCACGTTCGTGGTCGATTTTCAGACCTACGGCGTGGAAATTCGTTCCGACAACGGACACTACAAACTGGCCGGCGAAAACGCGGTCGATTTCCCCCGCGTACCCGAACCGCGTGAAGTGACGACGATGGAAGTCTCTTCGGAAGTGATTCACCGGGCGGTGACCAATACCATCTTCGCGACCAGCACCGACGAGCTGCGCCCCGCCATGACAGGGGTTCTGGTGCACATGGACGACAGCAATTCTACGTTCGTGGCGACCGACGGCCACCGCCTGATTCGCTACCGCCGCGACGATATGGTGGGGACAGGAACGGCTGCGCAAGTGTCGATTATCCTGCCGCGCAAAGCGCTGAACCTCCTGAAGGCCACTCTGCCCTCGGACAGCACAACACTGACCATGTCGTTCAACCGCTCGAACGCGTTCTTCAGCTTTAACAACATCCGGATGATTTGCCGGTTGATCGACGAGCGTTTCCCCGATTACGAAAACGCCATTCCGCTGAATAACCCGAACGTGTTGACAATCGAGCGCCTGCCGCTGCTCAACTCGCTGAAGCGGATCGCGATTTACGCGAACAAAACCACCCATCAGGTGCGGCTCAAGATCTCGGCCGACGAACTCAATATCTCTGCCGAGGACCTGGATTTCTCGAACGAAGCCAGCGAAACGCTGCCGTGCGAATACGAAGGCGAACCGATGATGATCGGCTTCAATGCCCGTTTCCTGATCGAAATGCTGAGCAACATTCATTCGAACATGATCGCCATCGAGCTGTCGGCTCCGAACCGCGCCGGGCTGATCTTGCCGAAAGAAAAAGAAGACAACGAAGACGTGCTGATGCTGGTGATGCCGGTGATGCTTAACAATTATGTCTAG
- a CDS encoding SDR family NAD(P)-dependent oxidoreductase, producing MTSPLCAIVGVGPGVSLAVARRFAREGFSIALMARTLNRVEEYAQLLRDEGAEAHAYQIDVASPASVADAFIQVEERQEAPDVLVYNPSIYREVLPSQLDPEVLVHDFRINAVGALSCVQAVLPTMRTRKTGKILITGGGSALNPLPLHASLGIGKAAVRNLAFSLHAELLPKNIHVGTVTIDGAVSPDTRFNPTDIAEAFWTLYQQPAGQWEREIMFE from the coding sequence ATGACTTCACCACTTTGTGCGATTGTGGGCGTAGGGCCGGGCGTGAGCCTGGCTGTAGCCCGTCGCTTTGCCCGTGAGGGATTTTCCATTGCCCTGATGGCCCGCACCCTGAACCGGGTTGAGGAATATGCGCAGCTCCTGCGCGACGAAGGGGCCGAGGCCCACGCGTACCAGATCGACGTAGCCAGCCCGGCGTCTGTGGCCGATGCGTTTATTCAGGTGGAAGAGCGGCAGGAAGCGCCGGATGTGCTGGTCTATAATCCCTCCATTTACCGCGAAGTACTCCCCTCTCAACTGGACCCGGAAGTGTTGGTGCACGATTTCCGCATCAACGCCGTCGGGGCACTCTCGTGTGTGCAGGCCGTTCTGCCGACCATGCGTACCCGGAAGACGGGGAAGATTCTGATTACCGGCGGAGGGTCTGCCCTCAATCCACTGCCCCTGCATGCTTCGCTGGGCATCGGCAAAGCCGCCGTGCGGAATCTGGCGTTTAGCCTCCATGCCGAACTGCTGCCCAAAAACATTCACGTGGGCACCGTCACCATCGATGGCGCAGTCTCGCCCGACACGCGTTTTAACCCGACCGACATTGCAGAGGCCTTCTGGACCTTGTACCAACAACCGGCCGGGCAATGGGAACGCGAAATCATGTTTGAGTAA
- a CDS encoding N-acyl-D-amino-acid deacylase family protein produces the protein MVPRTMLLRRSFQKALLFPIFLLILRCAQPPTEFERFLASHPGSFDVLIKNGQVIDGTGHPAQRWDVLLRGDTIAYVGDVDTALVQVTQTIDAAGHVVTPGFIDTHAHGDPLQTPAFENFLAMGVTTIFLGQDGSSPAQRTLVPWMQQVTAKAPGVNIATFVGHGTLRELTGVNYDSVPTPAMLQQMSTLLETQLEEGAFGLSTGLEYLPGTYAPAYELDSLAKVVGRHDRVITSHMRNEDNDQLEASLQELIAQGAFCAVNASHLKAVYGKGSARAEEILAQLEQARANDVALTADLYPYTASYTGIGIVFPEWAKAPHDYAQVVRTRRSELAEYLRNKINQRNGPEATLFGTAPWAGMTLATVAREHKKPFEDVLIDDIGPTGASGAYFVMDSTLQERLLQAPYIMVCSDGSPTMWHPRGYGSFAKIIESYVQRKKLFSLEEAVRKMTSLPAQTFHLPDRGEIAAGKKADLLVFDPRTIRATATFTAPHNLAQGFRYVFVNGKLARQDETLAPQGYGQMLTAQ, from the coding sequence ATGGTTCCACGCACTATGCTTTTGAGGCGGTCGTTTCAGAAGGCCTTACTCTTTCCGATTTTTCTGTTGATCCTGCGCTGTGCCCAACCGCCCACGGAGTTTGAGCGGTTTCTGGCATCGCACCCCGGTTCGTTCGATGTGCTGATCAAAAACGGGCAGGTGATCGACGGTACGGGCCACCCTGCGCAACGTTGGGACGTGCTGCTGCGCGGCGATACCATTGCGTACGTAGGCGACGTGGACACGGCGCTGGTGCAGGTCACGCAAACCATCGACGCGGCAGGACACGTGGTGACGCCCGGTTTTATCGACACACACGCGCACGGCGATCCGCTGCAAACCCCGGCATTCGAGAACTTTCTGGCGATGGGGGTAACCACCATCTTTCTGGGACAAGACGGCAGCAGCCCCGCCCAGCGCACCCTCGTCCCCTGGATGCAACAGGTCACCGCCAAAGCGCCCGGTGTCAACATCGCCACGTTTGTGGGGCACGGCACGCTTCGCGAACTAACGGGCGTTAACTACGACTCGGTACCGACCCCGGCCATGCTGCAACAGATGAGCACCTTGCTGGAGACGCAGTTAGAAGAAGGCGCTTTCGGCCTGAGCACCGGCCTGGAATACCTGCCCGGCACCTACGCCCCCGCTTACGAACTGGACTCGCTGGCGAAAGTAGTGGGGCGACACGATCGGGTGATTACCAGCCACATGCGCAACGAAGACAACGACCAGCTGGAAGCATCTTTGCAGGAACTGATCGCCCAGGGAGCGTTCTGTGCCGTGAATGCCTCGCACCTGAAGGCCGTCTACGGCAAAGGAAGCGCCCGCGCCGAAGAGATCCTCGCGCAGCTGGAACAGGCCCGTGCCAACGACGTGGCCCTTACGGCCGACCTCTATCCTTACACCGCCAGCTACACGGGCATCGGCATTGTGTTCCCGGAGTGGGCCAAAGCCCCGCACGACTACGCACAGGTGGTGCGCACTCGCCGCAGCGAACTGGCCGAGTACCTGCGCAACAAAATCAACCAGCGCAACGGCCCGGAGGCGACATTGTTCGGAACGGCCCCCTGGGCGGGTATGACGCTGGCCACCGTCGCCCGGGAACACAAAAAACCGTTCGAAGACGTTTTGATCGACGACATCGGCCCGACGGGCGCTTCGGGGGCGTATTTCGTGATGGACAGCACCCTACAGGAGCGGCTTCTTCAGGCACCCTACATCATGGTCTGCTCTGACGGCAGTCCGACCATGTGGCACCCCCGCGGCTACGGCTCGTTTGCCAAAATCATAGAGTCGTACGTGCAGCGGAAAAAGCTCTTTTCGCTGGAAGAAGCCGTTCGCAAAATGACCTCGCTCCCCGCCCAGACCTTTCACCTCCCCGACCGGGGCGAAATTGCGGCCGGGAAAAAAGCGGATTTGCTGGTATTCGATCCACGCACCATCCGCGCTACGGCCACCTTTACGGCACCGCACAACCTGGCACAGGGCTTTCGCTACGTTTTCGTCAATGGGAAACTGGCCCGTCAGGACGAGACGCTGGCCCCGCAGGGCTACGGACAGATGTTGACCGCACAGTAA
- a CDS encoding DUF4340 domain-containing protein, protein MKKTIFLIFLLAGLAAGAWWALRKHGGRTTLQQEETAFQVEDTAAVDRLFVAGKDNQTALLERQPDGRWLLNQQYAAAPAKVELLLRTLRDLTVKRPLGQAERENMIRELAVEHRKVEVYQHGQLTKVFFLGNETNDERGNYALMKGAEQPYVVYLPGFNGYLTPRFMIAGAEWRDKEVFRVPLASLRQIAVQYPKNPAAGFTLRQEGGRLALDDLPQADPQRLEAYAELFEKGLYVENYLSEQATLAPYRDSLRAEVPDVVLQLAATRNEPVQVQVYYLPGNQDRVAGLLGEQQELVTIQWQLLEKMVQPRSFFNTSLSD, encoded by the coding sequence ATGAAAAAGACCATTTTCCTAATTTTTCTGCTGGCGGGGCTGGCTGCCGGGGCGTGGTGGGCGTTGCGTAAACACGGCGGACGCACCACGCTCCAACAGGAGGAAACGGCGTTTCAGGTGGAAGATACCGCCGCGGTCGACCGCCTGTTTGTGGCCGGAAAAGACAACCAGACGGCGCTGTTGGAGCGCCAGCCCGACGGCCGGTGGCTCCTGAACCAACAATACGCGGCCGCTCCGGCCAAAGTCGAACTTCTGCTGCGCACCTTACGCGACCTGACCGTAAAACGACCGCTGGGCCAGGCCGAACGCGAGAACATGATTCGGGAACTGGCGGTAGAGCACCGCAAGGTGGAAGTGTACCAACACGGGCAACTCACCAAAGTGTTTTTCCTGGGCAATGAAACGAACGACGAGCGGGGCAATTACGCCCTGATGAAGGGTGCAGAACAGCCGTATGTGGTCTATCTGCCGGGTTTCAACGGGTACCTGACGCCCCGTTTTATGATTGCAGGCGCAGAATGGCGCGACAAGGAGGTGTTTCGGGTGCCGCTCGCTTCGCTGCGTCAGATCGCCGTGCAGTACCCTAAAAATCCGGCGGCGGGGTTTACGTTACGGCAGGAGGGGGGGCGTTTGGCGCTGGACGACCTGCCGCAGGCCGATCCGCAGCGCCTGGAGGCGTACGCCGAGCTGTTTGAAAAAGGACTGTACGTAGAAAACTACCTTTCCGAACAGGCTACGCTGGCTCCCTACCGCGATTCGTTGCGGGCCGAAGTGCCGGATGTGGTTTTGCAACTGGCCGCCACCCGCAACGAGCCGGTCCAGGTGCAGGTGTATTATCTGCCGGGCAATCAGGATCGGGTAGCGGGCCTTTTGGGCGAGCAGCAGGAGTTGGTGACGATTCAGTGGCAACTTTTGGAGAAAATGGTGCAGCCGCGCTCTTTTTTCAACACCTCCCTTTCCGACTGA